Genomic DNA from Shouchella patagoniensis:
AGTCCTTTTGCTATTTGCTCAACTTCACGTTCTTCATCATTCATTCTTCCTGGCACTACTGCGACATTTAAAACAACTCCATTAATCGCTAATCCTTGTCCATCAGAAGAAAAGATCTGTCCTCGCTCTGGCTGAAACGTATTAAACTCAACAGTGTCACCAGGCTGAAGCTCTGGAAAAATCAACTGTGGACTCCATTCAATTTGCCAATTTGTGTCTTCATCTTCCTCGTTTTTTGCAACAACCATCTCTTCATTAAACGAATAAGGTCCAGCAACCGTTTCCATTCCCACTTCGATTTGAATCGATTCTAAACGATCATCGTTGTCCTCATCAGGGAAGCTTGCCCGTACAGTAAAATCTGAAATATATGCGTCATAAATACTCTCATACATTTCAACAAACTCGTCTTCGGCTATTTCTTCTTTTGTTGTGTCAGTAAGCATGCTATACATTTCACTATATTCCCTTTGTTCCCAGTGCTCTATGTAGACGGTAACCGCATCTTCAGGCGAAGATTCTGAACACCCAGATAACAGTAACCCTGTTCCAATCATCACTAAACCCATTCGCATATAAAATTGCTTCACTGCAATGAAACCCCTCTCTTATATATCAATTTCTCATTTCAAAATTCATAAGACAAAATGCTCATTTCTACAATAGCATACATATGATAACGCATAAATAAAAAGCTTGAAGCATTTCTGCTTCAAGCTTTATTTATTAATGACTGTTAATTTATTTACAATAGACGTTCTACCTTTTGCTTCTGGTATAAAGTCAGCATAGCCAATCATTAAAGTAGCAACAATTTTCTCTCCAGGTTCCACACCAAGCGCTTCTCTAAAAACAGGATTATAAATCCAATCATTTGTACGCCAAATCATACCAATACCTCGGGCCCAAGCCGCAAGCTGGATATTCTGAATCATTGCGCTCACAGCACCATAATCCTCATCCCAAGTCTTTTGCCTAGGATCCTCTGGCATTACAACAATTAGATGAAGCGGAATTTGTTTAAAGTAGGCCGCCTTCTTTTCCGCTTTTGCTGGAACCGTTCCATCGCTCCCCATTTGCGTCTTAAGGTAGGCATTAATAAATGAATCTTTTCCTTCATCAGCATAGAGAAGAAAACGCCACGGCTCGGTCATTTTATGGTTTGGTGCCCACTTAGCTACTTCTAAAATTTCAATAAGTTCATCAATATCAATTGCATCTTGTTTAAATTTTTTGATAGAGCGACGCCCTTTTATAATCTCATCTATTAATAGCGTTTTTTCGTTCATCAAATCATCCTTCATTTATAACATTCTTACTAATTAGTTTAGCGAATGTTCCATTTAAACGCAAGGAATGATTCTCATTTTCATTTACGCGGTAACAATTGTCGCTTCATATCCCTTACTTTGCAATTCATTAACAAGTGCCACGGCATTCGCACGTACAGAAAATGCGCCAACTTGTACCCTGAATAATCCACCGCTTTCTGTAATAAGTGCTTCGTATCCATCCGCTCTTAACCTTGCTTGGAGTGCTTCAGCATTTGCTCTGGATGAAAAAGCACCTGCCTGTACGCGGTAAATCGTTCCGCCTCCACCGCCGCCAGTTTGCAAGTTTAACGCTTGAACTAATCCATTTACATGACCACGTGCTATGCGGGTTAAAAAGGATGAATCTCTTAATAAAGCAGCATCATTTGCATGATCAATAAATAAATTCTCTGTTAGAATTGCAGGCATAGTAGACGTTCTTAAAACCGCAAAGTTTGCAGCTTTCTGCCCACGGTTTACTCCACCAATCTGCTGGATAATCGCCGGATGGATAATGCGCTGAGCATTTACTGAACCCGAGCTTGCACTAGTGTGGATAAATGACTCGAAGCCTGTACCTCCCCCTGCATTTATATGAATAGACATAAAATAGTCTGCTCCCCAACTGTTTGCCAAATTTGTCCGTTGTGTAAGTGATACAGCGGTATCACCTGTACGACTCATCCTTACTTCCACATTTTGATACTCTGCTAATAACATATCACGAATCCGCAATGCAATTGTCAGATTTAAAGTTTTCTCCTGTAAACCATTACCTACAGCGCCAGGATCACTTCCACCGTGCCCTGGATCTAAAAAGATTTTAACCATAGTAATTTCCTCCTTTTATTAGGTGCTTGTCCCAGCTAGCCGCATTTGCTCTAGCGGTTATATTATTCATATTCAACATAATAGAAGTTTGACAGGGACAAATATTAGAATATATAAAACTATTTTTGTCGATTTATATATTGCTATTCTCATCAATTTTTACAAGCAACTCTATATCTAAAGCTTCATCAGATCATTTTCAAACCACTAGATTATGCAAATTGAACTAGATTATTTGGCATAAAAAAATAGCCTTACTCGGCTTCTTCTGTAGGTGCTTCAAGTCGAGAAATAAATTTTTCTCTAATTAAGTCCACCAATGCGACCAATCCTGGCGCCTGAAAATACTCTTCCATCGTTACTTGAACACCACCACTTGCGTTAATTTCGCCTGTTGGATCGGTTACAAAAAAACGTAAACGCACTCCTTCAATTCCTTCCTCCGTACTACCATACATAAAATCGACACCTGACACGCGTAAATCTAACTTTTCTACTCCTAACATTATTCATCATCTCCCTTTTCTTCTTTTGCTTGCTCAAATGCTTCTACAACCAAAAAGTGTATCTCTGCATCTTCGTTAGACAACTTCTGATCTAAATTCATAATGATTCCTTCTAATGTTTCTAAAGCTTGCTTGTAATTCGGATTGTCAATTACAAATGATTCCTCAAAGAGTTTTTCTTGCTGCTCCCGAAACTCTGTAGCGGACTCTTGATCCTTTAAACGGAAACCACCTCCCTCACTTCGTACCAGTTCACCCTTTGAATCCACTTCTGCATGAGCTTTAAGCAACTCGACCTCTTCAGCCACAATTTCCTCATGCTGCTTTTTCAGCACATTCACAATACGCATACGGTGAATATTCTCCACACCAGATAATTCAATCCCAACTAAAAACTTTGCTACTCTATCTAAGTCCTTCTTCAAAATTGTAATCATGCAATCCGCTCCTCTAATTCGTTTATTTTTCTTTTTAACAACTGGTTTTCAAGCTCTAAAAAAGACACTCGATCAACGGTGTCTTCTAATTTAATATCTAGTTCTTGAACCGCTTTTACGGCATAGAATAAAACTCTTCCATCCTCTACACCTAAACCATCTTCTGTTGCAACGCTTGGACTATCCTCTGAAATGACACCTATATTTAATCTCGGATTCGCTATGCCTGAATTCGGTTCTAAATCAGCTTTCATATAATAAGTAACGATGTTCAAATCCTTCATTACATCAAGACCGCTACCAGAAAACTTTTCAATCTGTGTTTTATACGTTCTTGATGAACTCCTTGCAAATTCACTCGCTCTAATCCGTCTATAGTTAGGCGAATCGTTATTACGAAATGCGGCTGAAGTGACACGAACCTCATTACCCGGTCCCGGAGCTAAATACAAATTGTTACCGCCATTAACTCGCATTGTGTTTGCTCGGATATCTCGGCAAGCAAGATCTCTATAATAGATAGGTGAGTCTGTAACACCGTTAAAATTCGTGATACGAAGCTCGTTATTGACTAGAGCATAGATATTGTTCGTTTTAGCTCTTATGTGCCCCTCGTACCAATCGTACGTATGCAGCCTTTTAGCGCTTAACGATCCTGTACCTTTATCACCGTTACCATTTGTCGCCCACAGATAAGGTTCGCCAGCCGAAGTTTTCTGGAAGCGTAATCCGCTACCGAAATTCGTATTTGGTGAACCATATGCAATCCATCCATCAGTATCGCTCGGACTATCGTTATTTTTTACGCCAAACTGATAATGGTTGTTACCAGCTCTCCTGTCATCCCTTGGCATAATTGTTACTACACCGCGTGATGATATTATTTTTATATCCCTGTCAGCGTCTAAGATGATATCTCTTAGCTCTGTTTTAATTCCTATGTTCCCTCTGTTAGAAAACAAAGTGAGTCCGCGGACAGTTGGTGTATTCCAGCTATCCCCGTTATACATATGACTGAAAAACTCTATGACACCTGACCCGTGGTTTTCATAGTTGGCATTCTCGTCATCATATCCACGAAGAAATGTCGATAAGCCAAAATCAGAGAAATAAAGGCGGCGGTCTTCATTGATGTTTTCAGCCATGAAATAGCCATCTGATGCTCGAAGTGATACGGTATGCGTTTTGGTTGATCCGAACCATGTTCGAGTGTAACGACCGCGTGAATCAAAATAACCACCTTGTATGGTGGTTGTGTTGTTCCCGTTTGTGGATGTGAAGATCGAACCTGTAATGTTTACAGCATTTAAATTAATCGATCTAATCGTACCAGCCGTGATTTTATCCGCAGTTAAACCAGCTATCTTGGCGCTTTGGATTGTTGCTTCTGCAATATGAGCATTTGTGATGATGGCTTCTTGCAAGTTAGCGCGTGTGATCGATGCATTTGCAAGCGCAGCGTTTCCAGCGGTTATTGATCCAGCAGCCATCTTGTCGGCTGTGATAGCTCCATCTACGATCAATTGCGCATTGGCACGTCTTCTGACAATGATGTTATCGAAATACATTGAGTTATTAGCACCAGCAGGATTGTTCCACGTAAACCAAATTCGCACATAAGCAGTGTTTGACGGAACTGTAAAAGTTCCGCTTATTGTAACCCAAGATGAACCTGCATTGTTAACACTTGCTACGACTAAGTGAGTCAACGCCCCTTTTTTGGCATCAAAGGTTCTGAAACCGATGCGTGGTGACCTGTTGCCGCTCGTATTGAGCATTCTCGTTTCGGCTTCGATATACAACTGTTCACCTGGTGCGACTTTAATGTATCTTTCTTGATAAACGTCTACGTTACCACTAGCCCTAGGTTCAACCCTCATAGACTGATTAGAACCGTTCCCGTTTGTCCAACTTCTCATATCTTGTACTCTGATATTTGTGCCACTAAACCATCCTAGCGGTACAGTTTCTGGTTTATCGTCTTCGAAATCGCTATTATCTGCTAAGTTAGTAAAATCACCAACATTAAGCAATCTAGTGTCAATTTTGACCTGCTCCGGTGTCAGGTTAATAGCACTAATAATGCCATCTCTTGATACTTTTTGAGTGATCTGATCGGTTTGAACCGATATTTCCCCCTCTGCCTTGGTCATACGTCCGGCAATACCGTCAACTTCTGTTTTCGTGGCTCTCAAGTCAATGGAATCAGCTTTTTGATCAATTGCCGTTTTCTGGCTGCTTAATTCGTTTGCAATAGACTTAGATTCAGTAATATCAACAATTTGTATATCATCGACCATTACCCAACCCTGTGTTTGGTTCGTGACCATACGAACATCAATTTCATTGACATCACTAGGAACGCGAAACTCCCATTGGATTTGCATCCATTCTGTTTGGGCGCCGCTCCAACCTCTATCTCCTAACAGCCCACCCGTGATCCTGCCAATACGGAGTTTCTGGTTGTTGGCTGAGCCGTTGGCATTCGCACTAGTTTTATACCAATAGGAAATACGCAATAAATTCCCCGGCGTTACAACGATAGGTGTTGTTACTGAGTGATTTCTAGTACCAGACGAATTTTGGGCAAAATACAGCGATTTACTGCCGCTTTTGCTATCTGTTGATCTCACTTCCCCATTCCCTGTCCAACCAACGCCACCTGCTTCGAAACTACCATCCGGGACAAGGTTTGTACCACTGCTTGGTGCGCTCTCTATACGTTCAATTGAAGTGCCAAATCGTTCGGCAGTTAACTCTAAAGAACCTGTTTTGTCGGTCAACGAGATAACTTCGCCTGTTAAATCATCAACCTTTGTAGTTGTGCTACTAACATTTCCACGTATACCGTTTAGATCAACAGCAAGCTCGGACATTTTTTGCGTGTAAACTGAGGTGTCGAGTTTATTGCTCTCGATACGATCAACTTGGTCTTGGGAAGCTTTAGCAGAAATAAGACCCGGTAGGACCTCTAAAGAAGTTTCTGTTCTTGTTGTACGCTCTTTGAGTGTGCCTATATCTCCGGCAATATCTTCCGGCGCAAAATCCCATTCAGTGGGTTTAGTGCCGCGTTCCAATTTTTCTTGCTTTATTTTAATTTGATAGGTCGAAGTCCAACTAACGGGCATTATTCTACCCCTTAATTCTGTGAAGCCTGAACCAGTTGTGTCGTTCGGAATAATAGCAGAGAAATGTATTCTCCCATTTGTAGATACCGCCTGATCAACAGCAGACGAATGATTCAAATAAGTCCCATCCGCTCTAAACCAATCAAATCGAAGTCTCACCCGTTCGCCGTTCGGAATGTCTTGTACGTAAACACTCATAGTAACTGGATCTCCAATCGAAAGTGAAGCCCGATCCATAGGTACTCTAAATAACGACGCATAACCCCATTCCCCGACGTTTATAGATTTCAAGTTTTGAGAAGAGCCTATTATTAAGTTCCGACCGCCAATTTCCATATTCCCGAAACTTGTTTCCAACGTCGTTAAGTTGAAATTAAAAGCATCCGCTCGTTGCTCTAAAGTGGAAGTTCTGGACTTAACCCCTGATACCTCACCAGTAACAGTATTAATGTCTGTCGTATGGTCTGAAACCTTTGTATTAATGCCTTGTATACTGGCGTCAATGCTTGTCATTCTTTCTGTATATTCGCCCGTATCAAGCTTTTTATCAAGGTCGCCCTCAACGCCTTCAATACGCAAGGATAAACCAGTATCTAATATTTCCAAATCTGTATTAATAGTTGATATACCGTCATTTATTGCATTGATTTGATCATCAGTTGTTCCAAACTTGCCATCAACATAACTTAGTCCTGCTTTGTCCGCTAGATCCTTGCGTATGTCGCCTTCAACACCGTTTATCACCTCAACTGCATCAGTAAACTTCCCGTCCACATAATTAAAGCCAGCCTTATCAGCCAGCTCTTGATTGATATGATTTTCAACATGCTGAATTTCTTGATCTGTATAATTGCGCGTATCCCGCTCGACTTGATCAAAAACCTCTTGCTTAATTTGATCGATGCCTAGCGATCCGTCTGCTATGATTTGCGCTCTTTCAGACAAACGACGCAACTCATTGGCAATATCTTCTCCAAACAAAATGTCATCAGACACAATT
This window encodes:
- a CDS encoding nitroreductase family protein; this translates as MNEKTLLIDEIIKGRRSIKKFKQDAIDIDELIEILEVAKWAPNHKMTEPWRFLLYADEGKDSFINAYLKTQMGSDGTVPAKAEKKAAYFKQIPLHLIVVMPEDPRQKTWDEDYGAVSAMIQNIQLAAWARGIGMIWRTNDWIYNPVFREALGVEPGEKIVATLMIGYADFIPEAKGRTSIVNKLTVINK
- a CDS encoding N-acetylmuramoyl-L-alanine amidase, whose protein sequence is MVKIFLDPGHGGSDPGAVGNGLQEKTLNLTIALRIRDMLLAEYQNVEVRMSRTGDTAVSLTQRTNLANSWGADYFMSIHINAGGGTGFESFIHTSASSGSVNAQRIIHPAIIQQIGGVNRGQKAANFAVLRTSTMPAILTENLFIDHANDAALLRDSSFLTRIARGHVNGLVQALNLQTGGGGGGTIYRVQAGAFSSRANAEALQARLRADGYEALITESGGLFRVQVGAFSVRANAVALVNELQSKGYEATIVTA
- a CDS encoding phage tail spike protein, which produces MNLFVFNSEEQLLAVLDERHVVEAIHTEQLNNVHSLEFTVLANSDHAFGIMEGNLVAFCDQDDNEFQLFEIAIVEDNHGDVALKTAICEHAINELLDEYVKSAVFEKASADKVLDYLLSSTRWQKGEVSALGEASFKIESSNVKSALNELLNTWHGEVKCRVSISRNKIAGRYIDILSRRGNDTGKRFEYDKDVKEIERTVDMTGVKTAIRGYGQPKENENGDSGEPLTFKDVVWKKENGDPVDKPKGQDWIGDEHARLIWGRTDQNGKRHRYGIYEQSDEKDPEKLLQQTFEYLESTSSPLVNYAGKVIDLFRLSLYEHERVHLGDTVAVLDDDVYPKIQERTRIIEIKRDLLDPTNDEIVLGEFLPLFSDPNQELQRVVAKVKENAHVWDKAGRPINPGSFPDIPPETPGNVMATGLFSAVMVEWDYNYLNTYVAGYEVYASEVEGFAGTPETLVYRGRANGYVFQGEANKQYYFRVRAFNYHETYSAFSEEISATTARIVSDDILFGEDIANELRRLSERAQIIADGSLGIDQIKQEVFDQVERDTRNYTDQEIQHVENHINQELADKAGFNYVDGKFTDAVEVINGVEGDIRKDLADKAGLSYVDGKFGTTDDQINAINDGISTINTDLEILDTGLSLRIEGVEGDLDKKLDTGEYTERMTSIDASIQGINTKVSDHTTDINTVTGEVSGVKSRTSTLEQRADAFNFNLTTLETSFGNMEIGGRNLIIGSSQNLKSINVGEWGYASLFRVPMDRASLSIGDPVTMSVYVQDIPNGERVRLRFDWFRADGTYLNHSSAVDQAVSTNGRIHFSAIIPNDTTGSGFTELRGRIMPVSWTSTYQIKIKQEKLERGTKPTEWDFAPEDIAGDIGTLKERTTRTETSLEVLPGLISAKASQDQVDRIESNKLDTSVYTQKMSELAVDLNGIRGNVSSTTTKVDDLTGEVISLTDKTGSLELTAERFGTSIERIESAPSSGTNLVPDGSFEAGGVGWTGNGEVRSTDSKSGSKSLYFAQNSSGTRNHSVTTPIVVTPGNLLRISYWYKTSANANGSANNQKLRIGRITGGLLGDRGWSGAQTEWMQIQWEFRVPSDVNEIDVRMVTNQTQGWVMVDDIQIVDITESKSIANELSSQKTAIDQKADSIDLRATKTEVDGIAGRMTKAEGEISVQTDQITQKVSRDGIISAINLTPEQVKIDTRLLNVGDFTNLADNSDFEDDKPETVPLGWFSGTNIRVQDMRSWTNGNGSNQSMRVEPRASGNVDVYQERYIKVAPGEQLYIEAETRMLNTSGNRSPRIGFRTFDAKKGALTHLVVASVNNAGSSWVTISGTFTVPSNTAYVRIWFTWNNPAGANNSMYFDNIIVRRRANAQLIVDGAITADKMAAGSITAGNAALANASITRANLQEAIITNAHIAEATIQSAKIAGLTADKITAGTIRSINLNAVNITGSIFTSTNGNNTTTIQGGYFDSRGRYTRTWFGSTKTHTVSLRASDGYFMAENINEDRRLYFSDFGLSTFLRGYDDENANYENHGSGVIEFFSHMYNGDSWNTPTVRGLTLFSNRGNIGIKTELRDIILDADRDIKIISSRGVVTIMPRDDRRAGNNHYQFGVKNNDSPSDTDGWIAYGSPNTNFGSGLRFQKTSAGEPYLWATNGNGDKGTGSLSAKRLHTYDWYEGHIRAKTNNIYALVNNELRITNFNGVTDSPIYYRDLACRDIRANTMRVNGGNNLYLAPGPGNEVRVTSAAFRNNDSPNYRRIRASEFARSSSRTYKTQIEKFSGSGLDVMKDLNIVTYYMKADLEPNSGIANPRLNIGVISEDSPSVATEDGLGVEDGRVLFYAVKAVQELDIKLEDTVDRVSFLELENQLLKRKINELEERIA